In the genome of Trypanosoma brucei gambiense DAL972 chromosome 11, complete sequence, the window TGCACCGCAtcgtttcctcctcatcattGTGAAGAGTGGATAACAACAGCTCTAGAAATCCGTATCGGAGGCTGCGAATCGCATTCTCTCGCTGCTGCGTGTACAGCTCAATCAGGTGATCAATGGCCTGAACCCGCTTGTTAAACTCTTCGCTTAGCATCCACGTTCGTGTCTTTTCGTACTCTAGGAGACCATACGCTCGGGTGAATATGTCAGGATCAAGAGGCCGCGGGTGGGGCTTCATTTCGTGCATCATAATACTTTGCTGATTACGCTCAATGCGGGATTCGGCGGAGGCGTCACTGTCATCGTCCAGCGGAACCCCCTGAAGTTTACGAATGACAGACCACATCAAAGCAGCAAGTCCGACAGAACTAAGAGACGGTTTCCTGCAAAGATACAGCTGATTCTCTATATATACAGTTactgtgttgttgttcccaCAGTTGTTTTTGTCGCAGTAAACGAAAGATAAGcaggaaacagaaaagtgtGTTAAGTACATGAAGAAGTGGAAGGGGGCAGCGGTCGGCGGCCGCACACGTGTCAGTGCCGGAACGGTTAGGATCCCTACTCCGCATTGCTCACTAACACTGTCAACAATTTCCTCCAATTCGTAAAGATGTTCCAAAACTAACCCACTATTCGACGAATGGGCAGGGGGGAAATTATGAACATCCTCCCATGCGAATGAAAATAGATAATTGTTGTACTTAACGCGCGGAGTTTCATTCTTAATGGCCTTTCGGTTAACTCTCCACTCCTGTTGGGATGAATAGCAGTCCATTCACTCGCAACGCACACGCCGCCTTCTCAACCCAAACAACAAGAATACCAAGCGGAATACATCGCCTATCCACACGAAAAGCCAGCCGCTCCCGCAACACCATTAATGTTATCCGATTATCATTGTACACCTCCAGCAGAccgctgacgccgcagccgCTCGAGCGTCTCAGCACGTTCCTCTTCCATAAGCTTCCGCTCCATCGACATTGTTTCCTCGTACGTCAAGAAGAAGCCAGGTGGTACGTCGTTGATAATACGCTGCAGTTCACTGTCGCAAAGAGATCCGCCAAACGTTCTACGCACAATCTCCTCTACGGGTACCCTAAAATGTCTGTGTCGTTCACCAATGGCGCGGGCCTCCTCCTCGTAAGTTActtccgctgttgttgtgtcACCCACTGTTTTTTCGTCTTGACATCCCTCTACTGCTGCAGGACGGCTTTGGGCCTCGTCTTCGTCACGCACCTCGCCGTCACCGTCCTTTTGTGCTGTCAAGGCAGAAGCGGCACCATTGGTCTTACGGCGCTCCACCTCCGATAAATATTTCGAGTAGCGTTCGCGGATACCGTTTCCACCATCCGGTAGGCGGCTCAAAAGTGCCGGCTGCTTCATCAACCGCTCACACCGCTCGATGTGCACTTGGAGTGCCTGGGCTGTTAACTTTGTCACATCCACATCTTTATCCATGGAGCGAACTAGTCTACCAATGTTTTGTGGGAAAAGTTTTGTTGAGTAGTCGGAAACATGACCCAAAACTAACAAGGACTGAGGTAATGAATGGTGGAAGACACGTTAATGTTCAGTGCCTTGTTATTTAAGGTGTAAGtcagcaacaaaataaataaaggttCAAGAAACAAGATGGGTGATGAAAAGGCAAGGATTAAGAGCTTCATTATTACGCGCATCCAATATATTATCCTTAATCGAAGATCGTTTCCACGTCACAAAATACATTGACTCAAATGACATGGACTGGACGCCTGACTGAATCAAATGGTCAATGACAGCGGAAccacgtaaaaaaaaaaaaaaagaaggaaggatgtCGAAGAGAAAAATCTCAGTTACCTACCACTAGCCTTATTGTTGAGTTTTAGTTTTCTCCGGCTATTACTCATCTGGGTGACACGgtcgaaaaggaaaaagttgaCGCGTGTTGTTATATATGCGGTGCGCGAGGCTCTCAATATTCTCCACGCTCTCGCGATGGAGTTCATAAAGAATCTCCAAGACGCGTATCAAATGGCATGGCTCGCACCGAGATTTCACCACAGACCCGTCGACAAACTTTTCCTTGCGGCATATCGGAAACTGAGCAAGCAACGATTCGGCCACACTTTCGCCCCTTTCCGCTGCGCGTTGCAGTAGTCGATGCGAGGCGTGCGTATTTCTTATTTCGCACCAGGGTCCATCGGTTTCAATCATGAGCCTGTCAAGTGGAACGGCGCCAGCAACGGCGAGGTTTTCCTCCGTCTTGAGACTACATCCGTTAATACCAATGTATAAGTCGAGTGAAAGTAACTTGTTAAGCTCCCCTTGCGTGCCCGTAAAACTGTGTACGACCCCTCCGGGGAAGCGCTGGCGGTGTCGTTGCAAAACTGTGAATAAGTCGTCGCCCGTATTGCGGTCGTGAATAAAGAGTGGTAGTTGGAATTCTTCTGCAAGTTCTAACTGTTTAACGAAGTAGGTCATCTGGACATCCTTCTCGCAGAAGGAAACCCGGTCGTAGTCTAATCCCAACTCCCCAACCGCAGCTACACATCCACCTTCCTTTCGCACGGTGTTCTCAAATATGAGGGAGCGGAGGACGTTGAAATAATTCTCTGGTTCGTTAGCAAACTCATTGCAGCGTGTTGGGTGACACCCAACGGTGCAGAAACATTGCAGCCCATCACTGTTATATTTTTTGCACAATTCAATGGcgcttttgctttcttctaCGGTGCCAGCAGTAATAAGAAGACATTTTACACCCACCGCGACCGCACGAGCGAGCACGGACTCAACGTCACCGGGGTGCTTCACGTGGCCGTGATACACGCCAGAAAACATACCATCCACAAGGTTGATGCCGATATCAATCATCGGTAAATATTTGGCCGTAACTGACGACATTAATCAGAGCGTGAAATACCCGCAATCCAAATGGGGGATAGGGGTGACTTGAAACGTATATCTACAACACTTCGCGATCGCCCAGTGAGAAGTATAAAGTGAGGGTTAGCGGTGTGGGATAAGCGATATAACAAGTAGTTGTCCGGAATCAACCATGCATCGCAGTACTGTCCCGTTCCTTCGGAGccgagacaaaaaaaaaagaacaaggcAGTAACTAAACATATCTTGTTtggaaaaacaagaaagggcAAGAAAAAGGCGTCAAACTACCCCTTCCTAGAATTCAACCAACAAAACCACAGTGGATCGGCACGAGAGTTCGCACATAACTCCTCGTTCTCTCACCCGTGCCGCATTTCACTCACAACCGGTGTCGGTTTCTCTCCTCACCGGCACTCCACGCGCACCCCTCCTTTCACTCAACGACGAGGGGCAGTCTTGGCTAAGCAAACGGTGCTCCCTCCGTAGATAATCTAAACGG includes:
- a CDS encoding tatD related deoxyribonuclease, putative; the protein is MSSVTAKYLPMIDIGINLVDGMFSGVYHGHVKHPGDVESVLARAVAVGVKCLLITAGTVEESKSAIELCKKYNSDGLQCFCTVGCHPTRCNEFANEPENYFNVLRSLIFENTVRKEGGCVAAVGELGLDYDRVSFCEKDVQMTYFVKQLELAEEFQLPLFIHDRNTGDDLFTVLQRHRQRFPGGVVHSFTGTQGELNKLLSLDLYIGINGCSLKTEENLAVAGAVPLDRLMIETDGPWCEIRNTHASHRLLQRAAERGESVAESLLAQFPICRKEKFVDGSVVKSRCEPCHLIRVLEILYELHRESVENIESLAHRIYNNTRQLFPFRPCHPDE